Genomic DNA from Urocitellus parryii isolate mUroPar1 chromosome 5, mUroPar1.hap1, whole genome shotgun sequence:
AGTTTGATAGATAAAAGGTACTGACTGACATTAATAAGACAATGTTAAGGACCCGTGAACATGTAACCTAATGGTCATTAATAAGTGATGGCTGAAGTAGCGTTAATAAGAAAAGGGTTAAGAACTACACAACAGTCATACATGGGTTTCTTGCTGGCTGTGCTATCATTTAATAATCTCTCTACTGATGTGACTCCAAATGtatatgggtgtgtgtatgtatgtaaaatgtacattcatacaagtatgtgtgtgtgaagaaaaaggaaagattataAGGAAATCCACCAAATTCTTCTAGGAATAGTACTCATTCTCATTTCCTCTGGATCGAGgcatcagatttttattttcaacctcacactttcctgtatttttcaaattttgttcaaCTATCTTGAATAACAGGTAGCTCTTTCCACTAAAACAAGACAAAGTGTGAGAGGGAACAGGAGGAGACGCTCGGTACAGAGGGTTATTAGACACTGCAAATAGAAAGGCCTGCTCCTTCTGCCCttgattgggggtggggggggggtgcaaaCACAGGATGAGCTTCTGACAGAGCGCAAGAATTGCGAACGGAAAGAGGAGTGGGAATTATTGCTAAAGTGCATGATCTCTTCCCGATATCTTACGTCAagggttttttttctcttgaagcttCCAGATTGAGGCAGAACTGGGACTTGCGCACCACGAAAGACACATCGTACAGCAGCAACTGCGCTGACAAGGAAGACTTCTTTTTGGATTTTACAAATCCAAATCAAATATGAGCCTCTCTGGAGGCGATACCCCCTCTGAGGACACCATCGACTGGACGGACAGTAACTCCTCTGAAGGCTCGACTACAGACGTTTCTTCCTACTGCTTCTTCTTTCCTGTCCAAGAGTCATGGGTGACTGAAAGAAGCAGGCTGCCCATGGGAAGGCGAGAACAAATTTATGACAACTCAGAGCAGCTTTGTGAGCTGCCCATCGTCCAGGTCGTAGAGGATTATCTGGGCTCCCGCTACGAAGACTCACCAGCTACTCCAGATCCACATGGAGTCTACCAAAGGATGGTCAAGTACCCACAGGAGAGGGGATACCAGAATTTCTGGAAACTGGAAGGTCTAATGAGATACCTTGATGCATTTCTAGAGGATCTGAAAGGCGACGAAGATGATGACCAGGACAAACAGGATGACCATGACAAACACACCATGCCGATGCCGATGACGACAACAACGATGATGACAATAATGATGACGACGACGACGATGATGATCAAACCTTTTCTGATTCTGCTGTGGATGAGGATCTAGAGGCATCCACAAGTGCCTCTCCCCAGTTGGATCAGCTCACTTGTCAAGAACGTGATGCTCGTCAGGCCTGGCCCTGGTGGAAACTACCAGATACCGAAGACATCATCCCGCTTCCAGAGATCTCACCCAGGCGAGGAGATGAACTTATTGAGGTGAGCATGGAGCTCCTCGATTTCAGAGCAAGGGATAGGCCCAGTGGGGGTGCCAGGTTGGATGGATAGCACGGACTCACTTATTCTACCTGCTGTGAAGCAGAGGTAGAACCCAGTCCACATAGAGATGGGCAATGACAGATGGACGGCAGCAAGGGAAAGAGCTGGGGAAGGAGGTATAAGGAAAATGACAAGGAGCACTGAGAGAACacaagggagggggaggaacAAAGAGGAGGACTAAtgataatatttacaaaacaaaagtgtgtgtgtatatgtgtgtctgtCTGACTGTCTCATGATTAATGAGTACTTAAAAGGTTACAGTTACAGTTGGGCTAAATGGGTAAGTGAAAACAAGAAATGGATTTCCCTAAATGAACACATACTGACTTCACTGCTGCTGACATTACACGTTTCTAACTCATCCTCCTTCTCTTGCCAGATGATAAGCCAGGAGAGAGACACTGAAGACACCCGCTCAGTCTCCTCAGGGCAGTCAACGGAGGGGTCCCACTCAGGGACCACATCTTGTCTGAATGTCCGATCCATTGTCCGATGGTTCAGAAAGCGGATGGTCTCCTGCCTGCGGCGGAGAAGGCGCCCTGACGTAGCCTACAAGGACCCTGGTGTGCTTGAACCAAAGAAGCACTGCTTCCTTAGAGGCCAGAGAATTCAACCTCAGCAAACCCCCCAACCCAGTTAGGAAACCCTATATATACTCAGAATTTCAAATGTTTTGACAATCCCTATTCAAATAGTCCCCATAGTTTTAAGGCTTCCCCCCCAccctcaataaaaaaaatgttgtagtTATTCACATTGTTTCCCCAATAAAAAATGTTGCTGTTATTCACGGTTTTTTCCCCCAATAAAAAATGTTGCTGTTATTCACATCTTTCTCCTCTTCCATCATAAAATGTGGGCCCAGGTTCAAATCACATATGTAGTCTAGAGAGTGGTGTGCATTCTCAGAACCGCTCAGGTGGCGGTATGATTCCTAAACAAAAGGCATTCTGTTTCTCTCCCCCAACATCCCATCTTACTGTATTTGCCCTCGTCTCATCTGTGTTATTATCTCATGCATTGTATCTTCTCTTATCATCAACTCATCTCCCCACTGCCAAAGGCAGCAGGACACCTGTCAGACTCCCACATGGCAGGATGGATTTGGTGGAACTACTGGGTCTAGATCAAGTGGCAGCGGACAGGGAGGCACAGGGGAAGCTCATTCCAATTGATAGTGTTTTGGACACTCAGAAAGCAGTTCTGATGATCGTGGGGAACCAGACTTATTCTATTATGTCATTTTAACACGTTCTGGCATGTTGGTTGGTTCTTGCAAGGTGGCTGGCCTAAATGGCCCACAGAGCAGGAAGGTGACGGCTGGGAATGCTGATTAACCACTCGAAAGCTTGGCTATCTTCATTCACGAGACGAGAGAGATGGTACCACAGACTTCATACAGTTGTTGGGAGAGTGAATGAGACAAAGCAAGCACTCCATACATACTCTTTCTTGCTGGTGGCAGAGGTCACGTTCCTAATCAAGACTAGTCTCTCCACTAGTCTTGATTCTCTCTCCAAGAGAGATCTGGAGTGAACTCTCActgagccatttttatttttctcactgcAGTCATTTTACCACAGGTTTGTTCCCaaccgccccccaccccccagcagacCTTGATTTAGCCAAGTCCTCTCTCAACCCACTGCAAGGTTCTCTCTGAAATTCCTTTGCAAGCGTCTTGAAAATTGTCCCCACGGGTCAACTTCTTGGAGGAAGCCTGGACTCCATCTGCTTGCTGACTCTCCCTGTGTTACCAATGCACATCCTCTGCCTCGCTCACCACAGGTTCCCTCAAAGGTCGCCCTCTTCCAGCTTGGACTACCAGCCTGTGAGACACCTTCACTGTTCATTGGAAAAGCCCGTGAGCGTTTAGTCTCAAAGGCCTTTCTTTCCTCGACTTCAACTTCCTtagctcctccctcccttcctcccttacTGGCACAGACACTGAGCACAAGGGAATGCTACATAACTCGCCAGCTTAACATACCCCataaatagatggatagatggatagatggatagatagatagatggatagatagatagatagatagatagatagatagatagatagatagataaatgtcCGTATCTTTGGgttaatattgattttttgaaaaatgagttAAAACCATGTAAGCACGGGACTATAAACGGCGGTGGGTCAGAGTAGTCTGTAGTAGAAAAGAATAATGCAGCATGGGAACACTGATTTTCAACGTCTGGAAGAGATCAAAGGACGGGGCCCTTCCGCAAATACTGTccatgctcaaggtcacagacGAGTCTCTTTCCAGCCACACTTCTCACTTCTCCACCTCTCTGAGAACGCCAACCCATTTCACTGGCTCACTCAAACACCCTCCTCGCCTTCTGCTGGCTCCCTGACTTCACCAACATCTGGAGTCCAAAACACTCTGCAAAGAAGACACCATTATCTCTATTTCATAGATGAAGCAAGGCTGGGTTAAAAACGTACTTACTGCTGCTAGAAGTGGCAGGATACAGGGCCAGGAACTTGACGGGCACTCATCGGGTGGGTACACAGTGGTGGCCACTTCTTTTCAACTGTTTTTAAACAATGCAGAAAATATTCTAGAAGGGACATGGATGAGTTCAAAAGGTTGCCTGGATTTGGTGTTGCAAGAGTCGCCATGAGACTCAGTAAGGAGTATGCTGACCCTGaacttcagaaatgaaagaagaaaggctATCTATAACTGTGTATGTCTGGCAAAAGTTGAAATGACTGGCATTTAATTCTCACCTAGGTAATAATAAAGGAACTGGCTCCACCCCGCAACAGCCTGGCCATAGAACCTGAGGAATTCAACCAAAGCTAAAAAGAGGTTCATGCCAGCAATGCCTAGGAGAAATAGTTGGTTTACAGAATGAATGGCTGAGGGCTGGGGCcctagttcagtggtagagcgcctgcctcacatgggtgaggcactgggttcaatcctcagcgccacataaaaataaattttaaaatgatatgtgttcatttacaacttacacacacacacacacacacacacacacacacacacacaccaaacaaacaaacaaaccaaaaaacccgAATGGTTGAAAGACCTTCTGTACATAGACAGTATTTAAAAAGACATCAACATGACCACTGGTGATTCAAGATAGTAGTTAGCACATGAATGACCGATCAAAACCGCACACATactctagctattgtgaactgagctgctataaacattgatgtgactgcatcactatactatgcagattttaagtcctggggtataaaccaaggagtgaaataGCTGAGTCAAATAATGGTTCcgttcccaattttctgaggaatcaacctaggtgttcctcaataaatcaatggatcaagaaaatgtggtatatgtactcaATGGTATCTTACTCGCCttgaaagaagagtaaaattatggcatttgccagtaaatggttatagttggagaatatcatattaagcaaaatgagccaatcccacaaaactaaaggccaaatctTTTCTATAATATGTGGCTACTAATTCACAACAAGGCAGGGGGTATGGGCCCACTGGGAAAAAATAGTGTtcccttagattaggtagagggaagtgatgggagggaaggggagcgGATGTGAGgaaaggaaagatagtagaatgagacagacctTATTACTGTATgcatatgtgactgcatgaccaatatgattctgcaacatgtacacccagaaaaatgagaaattacatcccaTCTACGTATGCTCTATCAATGTGCATgaatgcattctaatgtcatgtacaGCTAACtgaaacaaattcaaaaattaaaaaaaatacacatacgtacagaaaataaaatgaattgcaaGCAGTATGTTCACACACACTTCCTCCCCCCGTCGCCCGTGAACACCAGACTGATGTCCTTTATCATAAGATCTGCTACAAATGATTTTCCTCCAATAGAGTGGTTCTCACAAAGAGATGTGAGTATTGTAGGGACGATCCCACTACTGTGGGGACTGAAAATGAGATGCTATCCTGCTCTGCTCTCTGAAATTGTCAAACTGGTACCCTCAGACCACTAAGTTCTGGAGGGCTGGCATACAGCATGGTGGCCATGCTTACAAACATCATACACTATCATCTCGCTAAGAGAATAGACCATAAGTGTTCGCACCATGCACAAAGGGTTGCACATCCAAAACGCAACTTTGCAAGGCGTTGCATGGGGTAATTACCTTGACTGTGTTGAATACTGCACCGGGATGTCCAGGGGCCAGGTGGCAAAGGGATGACAAAGGGGCCAGACTGCCTCACTGAGGAGCTGTGAGTCAGTCAAGATCCATTTCATTCTGTGATGCCATCAGCAAGGAAAGTGCGCGGGACAGTGGTCAAACAACCAGCAGCCCATGGCGTAGATCCAGAGAAGAGGGCTGACAGCCTTGGTGTGCCCCAGTAAAAGAAAAACTCTGCTTCTACAAGGACTAGAACACCTCGCGGTACTGAAGCTGCTGTCAAGACACATAGCATGTGGGCACAAGGGAACAAGGACATCTAACACAGAGAATAGGTGGACATAAATGGTATAAACACACATGACTTTGACTTCAGGAATATGGCAGAAGCCCTACTTGGATATATCTGAAGGAGCAGGATCCCTCCACTGTGCACCCCTCCATGCATTTCACACCCACTGTCGCTATCTTCCCTCTGACATGAAGGGATGATATGCTTCTCTGACTACAACACACCTTCCCATGCTGGCCCTTATAGTCACCTCCACAGGACAAGCTCGGCATCCCATTTGGAACTTCTTCCCTCTCTATTGATTCCTAAACTCCGCTTCATTTGGGGGAGGCGGTGGGGACACTCATTCTCTACagcttcctcctcccctctctctcaccctgacATTCCTCAACAGCCCATTTACTATTTCCACTTGTTTTCCTCCATTGGTCCTTCAAGCCTCTGCAGTCTGGCTCCTGCTCTAAGAATCCTTTCTTTCTACTTCCACTAGGTCAACCATGGATGTGCAGACAGTCAAACTGATGGAAGTTGTCTTTTAAAGCATGTCCGACCCTCCAATATATCTTGAGTACCTCAGGAAGGTACATGATAACTGAATACCACAATCCTTACAGACTGAGAGAACAAAATCCAGGCTGCTTGGCAGTGGGGGAAGGCCTTCATTTCCTCACTGACACCCACCCACATACCACACTGCACATCATTTCCGCATACAGGAGGTCGTTTCTCATCTTCTCACCCTTGCTTGACCTGTGGCCTGTCCCCACATCCCTACCTCTGTTTCACCTCAGTAACTTACATAATGGCAGAAATTCTTGTGTCAGAAACCATCTGCCCTTGGATGTCTTTCTGGTACTCCTATCATATTCCCAACAAGGCTATATGATATAACCTCATTTTTGCCTGaaattacttttacattttttgtcaAATATACCACCCTGTTTTATAATAGGCTTTTGCTATCCATTTCACCAAACAGGCTCTCAATTCGTTAGAGGAGCCATCTTAGAAAAGCACATTTCCGGAAGGAAGTGATACACCCACACATTCCTCCTGTCTCTTAGAGAGGGACCCTCTTCAGCCCTTCACAGTATGTGTACAAAATATTTGGAAGGAAAAGTGTTATTGTTTGCATATGAGATGACTTctaaaagctcctgttaatgcaagGGAATTAAGTAGTTAGTAGATTAGAGAATGAGAGTACAACCTTATTAATCCACTCTACTTTGAATGtagtaactgagtggtaactcttGGCAATTGGTACAAGGGTGGGTGACATGGTTTTCTTGTGGCTTGCCTGGCAAGGGTTGTGTTTTCTGTAGTCCCTTCCTACTCTCTGATTCCTGACACCACCATCAGCTGAGTAACTCTCTGCCACTGGCCCTTCCCACATGATATGCTGCCTTGCTTTGAGCCCAGAGTTATGAGTCTACCATCTATGCACTCAGACCTGTGAACCCTTAAACCACAAATAAACgttcccttctctaagttgttcttcttgggcattttggtcacagaaatgcaaCAGGTGACTGAAATAGAAATGGATACCGAGAAGTGAGGTTATTGCTGTGACTatcctgaccatgtggttcaaaaTCCTTTGGAAATGGATTGCAGAAGCAATTCTAACAAGGCTAGAGATGCAATCCTTAGAAGGTTGTGAATAGAGTCCAATAGGTGAGACTAGCTCAGTATACCAGAAAGCAAATAAGAATGAGGATGTGCTCATGAGATTTCAGAGACAAATGAGAACTTGACTCACAATTGTACTAGGGTCATTCTTGTTATATTCAGGCAAAGAGCTTGGCTATATTTTACCCATGTCCTAAGAATTGTGTGAtgctaaatttaaaagtaatgaactaattaatctggcagaggaaatttcaagggaCTACAACATTTGGttggtggcatggatattgcaGGAAGCTTTTAACCAGGATTACCGTGAGAATCAGGAATAGAAGCACAACTAAAGGAGTTTAAAAACTGGCATTTGGCCACAAAAGTGCAAGTAAAGCTGGGATGAAAGAGGTGTGCTTGTTTAAGAGATAACGTCCCTTAAAGGGATGCTAACTACTGTGCACACAGAAGATAAGAGAGATACCTGGATGGCATTTCAGGAACTAAATCCCCTACAGAATGTAGGGTATAAAAGTTGAAACACTTTTCAGAATACATCATGGGGGACCTGCTTACACGGGGGGGTCTAGGAAGTCATTTCACCATGTTAGAGCCAAACATGCACTCAGGCCACTGTAGTTGTCATCCCAGGGGCCCTAGGCATTGCATGAGCTGgaggcagaccttggcatcatccacatggtgctggttctacTGATGCAGGAGTCTCAAGATATGGTAATGGatgcttccaccaagatttcggAAGGCATGGGAGAACAGGAAAAGAGGGGCAGGTCCTATCCCTCAGGCTGTCCCTGAGAGTTCAACTTATACAGCTGTAAAGGCGAAGCCAAATTTTGAATGGACATTCCAGGAACTAAGAGATTACAAGAACCAAGAGATGCCACTAACATGGACTGTGTACAAGAAAACCTGAGGGCTACAGCTAAAAAATACCTATGTGTGCTGCAACCAGCAACGCTGAAGGGGCAGATCTGTGGAAGTCATTTGGAAACAATGTCTCCCAGCCATGTGTCCTAGATGCTATATGCTGAGCTAGAGAATCTTTTTTGCCCAATAAGTTTTCAGTCTTGTTTTGGCCCTAAACCTTCTTTTGGGGTTCCTCATCCTTCCTTTTCGAATGTTTATTATGTGCCACTGTAATGATATATAAAACTTGGGTTTTTTACTTTTACAGGGGCTTATAGCCAAAactttgccttgagtctcagaaaaGCCTTTGGACTTGAATTGGACTTTAGGGCCATGCCAGAGCTGTTGAGACTATAGGATCTAAAAGCACTTTGCATTGTGAGACTGGAAATGAGCTACATGAGGCTAGGatcagaatgttatggtttgggtactAGATTTCCTTCAGAAACTCCTATTAAtgtaagaatattcagaggtgaaagaagtcgattatgagagctgtaacctaatcagtccatgcTGATTTGAATAGACTAACTGAATGGGAACTGTAGTCAGGTGGGACAAGACTGGAGGAAATAGGTAAATGGGGGCATGGCCTGGAAAGTTGCTCTTCCGACAgcccctttctgtctctctctctgccaccaCTTGAGCAGCTTTCCTACCATAGGCTCTTCCCCCCCTATAATGTGCTGCCTCGCTGTGAGTACACAGCAATGTAGTTGGCcagtgaactgagacctctgaaaacatgaggcccaaaaagctttttctcttctatgttgttcttgttattgttgtgtattttggtcatagcaacacaaaaactgactaaaagtGGATGGGTACTTAgcttttttattccctttttctccttccacacttaatggctctaATTTGGTTCCTCTGTTGCCACGGTAGCCAACAGTCTCAGAACACAAACTTCTGACAGTTGGACATTTTAGCCACCACAACGAGGGATCTGAAGGACTTCTCATATATTGTTTATGACTAAGGAGTTGGCAGCatcttttttgtgggggtggcTATCAAAGGTGGTCGTATCAGAGTCTGCAACATGTATGTATTCTCTTCCACACTTATTTGCTGGGGCATCATGAAAAATGCTGGACTAAAGATACCATCAGATGATGGGAGGATGGGTATTGAAATAGTTATACTCTTTCTGGAAAGTAATTTAGTATCAACTACCATAAGAATTTAATGTGTTTGTGATCTTTGGTCCAATGATCCAACCATTAGGACTATAAAGAAAGAGATAATTATGAATGAGAGGATTTACTGTCATGAATAAGACTACTGTTAATAGTCTTAATAATATAAGGGTCATTGATCACCTAACCTAATGATCATTAATAGTTAATTATCTAAGACTCACTAATGAGAAACTAGTTAAGAATTACAGAATAGGCACGAATGTATTTCTTACAAGCTATGACACAAAATTTAATCTCAGTTTATCTTGATGTGTCatctataaatatatgtatgaatatatatgcaatatacatttatgtacattgagagaaaaggaaaagtgataaGGAAAACCATAAAACTCTTTTACTGAAGGTTATTGTAATTAAGGATGGTAGTTTACATCCTcccacttttctgtatttttcaaattttatacaaCTACATgataggaaaacaacaacaaaaagaaactacctgtttgtttggtttgttgattggttttggaacccaggggcattcagccacatccctggaccttttttctatttttaattttgagacaggctcagTGTctcagttgctcaggctggctttaaattttcaatcttccagcatcagcctcccaagcagctaggatcacaggtgtacgtcaccatgcccagcatgacAGGCAGTTCTTTCCATCTCAGGAAGACAAAGGATGAGATGTAGCTGGTAGAGATGTTTAGTACAAAGAGCTAGTTTACAATAAAATACGTTTCAAAAGAAAAGCTTTAAAATTGCCCTTGACTGAAGAGTGCAAACAAAGGATGTTCTTTTGCCTGTGGGATAGttctaaatggaaaaatcaaTGGGAATTGTTGCTAAAGTATTTTCCAGTATCAtctaaagtgtttttcttttgaagttcTCTGAGTTCTGGGAGATCTGTTTGAGCCCTTGGCCTCTATGGAAGACTCATCCTCCAATAGCAACTGCACTGATGAAGAGGACTGCATTTCTGAATCTGAATCCAACCTGAGCCTCTCTGTAGGCTATTTCCCCTATGAGGACAGTATTGCCTATGAAGACACAACCTCCTGTGAAGACTTGACTTCCGAAGGTTTTTCCTGCCACTTTCTCCCTCCCATCCAAGGGACATGGGGGATCAAAAGTTTAAGGAAGCCTATTGGGATAAGAGATCAAATTCAGGACAACCCAGAGATATTTTCCAAACTAACCATCTCACTGGCCTGGGATGTTGATATGGGCTCTGATCATCAAGACTCACTATCTAATTTAGATCTAAATGGAGACAACCAGTGGATAGGAAAGTGGCCACAGGAGAGGACAAAACTGACTCTCTGCAAACTGGACAATCTAATGCAAAAGCTTAAGGCATTTCtagaaaatcagaaagaagacACAGATGATGACTCTGTGCTCTCTCAATCTACTCAGGAGGAAGATCTCCAACCTTCCAGCTACTTCCCTCTCAATATGTATCAGGTCAGTCAATAAGAATATTAAACTTGTCAGGCCTTGCCTGAGGGTAAAccatcagaaaatgaaaatgtcaaatCAATTTCTAGAAATGCTACCCAGGCTTGAGAAAGTTGAACTTATTGAAGTGAGCAGAGAGCTGCCTCACTGCAGAGCAAGTGATAGACCCAGTGGGGGTACCAGGTTGGACAGCATGGAGTCATTCTACCTGCTAGGAAGCAGTTGTGACCCCAGGGTCTAAGGAGATGAAGAATGAGAGAAGAGTAACaaggaaggagctggggaggaTATGTAAGGGAAATGCCAAGAAGCACTGAGGGagatgagaagaaaggaagaaagagaagggctgatatttatgaaacaaacaaaaaactgtgtgtgtgtttaattattAAGGAGTACTGAAAACTGCATTTACAGTTGGCattgtcttcatttaaaaaattagatttccataaatgagtaaatattgaCTCCACTGCTGCTGGTTACATGTATCTAACTCATGTGTGTTCTCTTGACAGATGATAAGCGAGGTGTATGGCACTGCAAAGACTCCCTCAGTCTCAGCAGGGCAGCCAAAGGAGACTGACACATCTTCCATCACAGAAACAACATCCTGTCTGAACTTCCGGTCCATCTTTCACTGGCTCAGGACACGGCTCTTCTCTTCCCTACCTGGGAGAATGCACCCTGAAAGGTCAACCAAGAGCCCCAGTCTGCTGAAGCCAAAGAAAAGATATTTCCTTAGAGGGAAGAAAATCAAACCTCAAGAATCCCTTGAATCGCTACAACCTATAaccccagatttttaaaattttgacccTATTGAATAGTCCCCAAAGTTTTATGTTTtaccaataaacaaaataaatattatccaCATCATCCTCTACTTCATCATAACATATGGGCCTAGGCTAACAGTGCATATG
This window encodes:
- the LOC113185280 gene encoding uncharacterized protein C12orf71 homolog, producing the protein MEDSSSNSNCTDEEDCISESESNLSLSVGYFPYEDSIAYEDTTSCEDLTSEGFSCHFLPPIQGTWGIKSLRKPIGIRDQIQDNPEIFSKLTISLAWDVDMGSDHQDSLSNLDLNGDNQWIGKWPQERTKLTLCKLDNLMQKLKAFLENQKEDTDDDSVLSQSTQEEDLQPSSYFPLNMYQVSQ